Within Malus domestica chromosome 04, GDT2T_hap1, the genomic segment tttgGATTTAACTAATGGTCCCTCCCAGATCGCTTGGATTCCATGAGTGAATAGAAAGTTGGATCTACCTCAGATCTTATCTAAATCGCCCTAATTTATCCTCCTGAATAGAAGTTTGGTTTCAAACTCGGGTTCGAACAAGAGAAGTATGACATGCTAACGTGCCTTGGATGATCCACATCTCAAGTTAGGCGCTTATGAGTACATTGACTTTTACCTAAGGTCGGAGGAATGCATCGAGcactttttttgaaaaaaaaattattattaagggGACGGGGAGTTCCGAATCTGGAATGCATGACGAAAATCCAACATCCTATTTACTAAAATATTGGACCACACGCATGCATCGAACTTAGAGTAGTGATTTTAACACCTCGATTTTAGTATCTGGCACTTCAAATTGAGAGTTTCCATTATTTTTCCTTACCCAGGATGCGAGCGTCTTACTCTAAACTTTTAACTCTTGAAAAGTCCAGTGTTAGGTGAATTTCTAGTTAGAAAGTGGGCAATGTATGAGGCAAGACTTTATTTATGAAGTGAGATTGGTAAGGTAGGCAGCTGATTtcatttgaagacttgaagaacaAAACAAGTAACCAATTTGGACTAATCAAAGAGAGAAAATACAAGGATCATCACCCCCTTCCATCAAATTACAAAACAAACGCAACACAGAACCGAAAAAGCTCTCTAGGCCTTGGGCGCTAGCTTAGACTTGATTTTGTTAACCTCCTTGGTTCCCAACTTGAACGTCTTGGTCAGCACATTATCCGGCACCTCCGGCGTGGCAGCGAACAACGTGAGGGCGATGTTCTGGGTGCCCTGCAGCTGAGAGTTAAATGCGGCAATCACCGAAGCCGGACTCTTCCCATTGTTGTTCTGGAAGTGAACCAACCCTTTGGGGAACACAAAGACTTCACCTTGCTTAATAGTTTTGCTGATTAACTTGTTTGCTGTGGTAATAAATCCAACGTCCAATGCTCCTTCAAGAACGTAGACAATTTCTGTGGCTCTGGGGTGAGTGTGGGGTGGGTTAATTCCGCCGGGGGCATAGTCGATTCTGGCAAGCGAAACGCCGAGGGTGTTGAGGCCGGGGATTTTTTCTACATTGGCTAAAGTCACCAAGGAGCCGAATGTGTTGTTGGTGAGGCCTGGTTTGGCTAGTCCGGTGAAGAAAAAGTCCTCTGCTGTTGCATTTGCTGCGTTCTTGCAGACGAATCCATTGACTTTCACCGCTGTGTTATTTTCCACAATTCACTTGGATTAAGCAAAAAATTGTACTAAAACTGAGACTTAATTTCCCGAAATCATGAATTGGGTTTATTTTTAATCAGGTTCTAGTGTATTAGTGGATCAATGTGCTTGTTTGTTGGGGGCTAATTAGGGTTCTTATTACTCGGAACCTCTGGTGCAAGTGAGGATGGTCTTAAACCAACCGAACTACAAGCTCCTTGCAGAAACATGATTAGTAGGCTCAACAACAATAAAGTGAGACAAAATTAAGCTAATCAAAGGGCGATCCCAAACTAACAAAGCTCTCCGCTTTGCGAGAGTCGGGTAATCAAAtcatggatttttattttttattttttccagaAATCATGAATTGGGTTTACTTAATCAGCTTCAAGTATATGTTTAATGGCTGAACGAGAAAAATTATTGGGATGaggatcccatccggatccaaATGGTGGGGATCCTAGGAATTCTCATATCCtaaccgtttatcgtatatcgtttgataaaaaatcatttgaattttattatttaaaattaaacacaaatagtacttgacaaaaactgatcgcacaATATATGATAAACAGTTAAGGATCCTTAAGATCCCCACCATTTAGATCCGGATGGGATGCTCATCCTAATTATTGGGGACAATTAAGGACATGATTACCAGACATAAACACAATAAAGTGAATAACcagcaaaaaaattataaataaaagaaaagctaAGAATATTAACACAGCAAGTTAcagaaaagaataaagaaaataccaaatctCTCCTGAAATCATTATAACATGAAAAGTTGCCAATGAACAGGGTCAACTTGTAATTTGCAATAATTGAGGGGACAAAGAAAAAGTGgcaacttttgttttttctttctttttcttctgttcTTTTGACATGGATTTCTGTGTTCACTTTTACCACTAGAATACTGAACCACTGGAAATatagatgaagaagaagaagaggaagttaCCGGCGGTGAGGTCGGCGACGCAAATGTCCTGAAGCATGTCGGGATCAGCGGCAGAGCTGCCGAAGACGGTGGCAAAAGCCACGAGAAAGAGAGCAAAGACGGCCGCCATTGGTGGTGGTgctaattagaaagaaaatgcAGGTTAGTGCCAAAGAGGAAGAGAAAAGTTTGGATGTGCGAACGAATACGAAATGATTGGTCGGATGAGTATTTATAGCAAAGGAGTAGGTGAATGTTGAAGCCTTTGGTACGTATTGTGGTAAATATTATAAGAAAACTTATAGCTGTTTGGTATCGTATTGAAGAGTTTCgttatttttcaaaaattaatattaaggagattaaatttatagaaaaatttgcaaacaaaATAACATGTCAAATTTAATAATTTGCAAACATCGGGGATAGCAAACCTAACATGTGTTCAGAACTACCTGCGTTACTTTTCATATTGTTAAGTGATCTTACGGTGAAAACTTAACTTTTTTTAGGAATCAAAGCAAGTTGTCAGTCTTGTAAACATGAACTCTAATGACAACAAGTGCTCCACGTTACGCGATTTGCAGAAATCGGTTTTCATAATTGAAACTGTTGCTGAAGCTGGTAATATTTGTTGTCGATATTGTGAGTGAAGGTAAAGGCAAAGCATGGGGCATGCCCCGAAAGCTACGTCATGACATACGAGTCCTCGAGGATCTATCTGTTTCTTGAGCAAACCGTTGACCCCATTTACGGCCCTTTGCGCCTCCACCGGATCTTACCCTCTtgtctttatttttgtttatttttagtatttttGTCTCTATGCATCTTTATTTATTCTACCAGTAATTTAATAAGtgtgtataatttttttatgtattatttAATACATTTTTGCGATATTTTGTAATGAGAAGTAATTGTTACGTAGCAAATATTCTACCTAAATTTTAGAGCATCTTTAAGGGAgatatcaaattttaaacatcaaAATGATATTTGATGGCTTAAGTGgtaatttgatattttgtacaattttttgcTCCACCTGATATGCTAAATAATGTCATTCTATACTTTTCTTTATCTATTTGTGAGGTCCAATTATTAAGACAACCAATCAAATACTTGAACACAACACAAcaacatttattatatattgcatTAGATCCCTTAgaaaatcatttaataaattttacAGCAAAAGACTTTGTCTTCAATTTACTCAGTGCCACGTAAGAAATTGAAAGCTCGGTTGAAGAGAGTCTGTTGCTATTTTTTACTGTTATTTGTCTACTTGGCAGTTTTAACATCTCTTTTAAAGATTCTCTTAGCAACCTGAATATGAAAAGTGAGAGAAATCACTTATAAGAGAGTTTCTGGAATACTAAGGTTCACAATGTATTGTCATCTCGAAGctttttattcattcaatatGAGCTAACCCTAAATcttactttgtttttttttatataaactcAATGACATATGTAGTGACACATCATTCAGATGAAAATAATTTGACGATTATGATATTATTGCTTTGAATTTGACCTTTTAGTAAGTTTTTGGTTCCCAATAAGCaagttatatttttttataatacatatggtattatctacactaaagagtAGGAGAGTTAGCTAaatctcacaatggactagttatattaattttattcaAATTCACATTCGACTgtacctaagacctctcacttactagtaaagaaaaatacgactagactatagtactaagtggctatattttttttcattacgTTGTAGTTTTGTTCCAATGGATAATTAAGTAGGAGGGTTTTCAATTCATGGAAGGGAATGGATTTGATCATTTGAGTAAATACCAAGTAAAGGTTGCGAGCCACCTCATTCTATTATATTCTATTCTTTAATTGACCATTTAACTTCAATGTGATGAATCGATAATATTGCCTTTTTGATTTATTGGTTTACACTGGTTCACTTCTTTTACTTTCTCACAACTGATATCGACATATATTATACTTattagtaaatatatatattatatatatatatatatatatatttatagatcTGTCCTTATAATATTTTAACGcatgttttattattataaaaaataatgcaaatgttatttaatttttcttaaatttcttTTAAAAAGTAACACGTgttattttttaaggaaaactaatgaaaagggcttgaaaactttgagttttaatgataaggacaaaataaagggtaaagtgaatagtaccaggattgactttttagtgtaaaaatatggtttttcgttaaagtgaacagtaccgggtgcttttcgttaaagttccctattttttAATTGGACTAATCAAAAAATGATTATTTATGTTCAAccgaaaaaaaattgtcatgaaGTTGAACTTCATTAATTTTGTCATTAGTTGTTCTTAAccttacaaaaataaataatttgtccttttgtttttatatttccaATTAAGTTGGTACAACTGAAAATAGAAATTTAACCTAAAAAAAACATGGATGAGGGGAATCAAGAATATGGATATATATCTCCAAGCAAATAGGAcaatccattttttttcttataataaTGTCATTAAAATATATCATAAATGATAAAAATGTTCGCTTGATCATTTCGTGACCATAATCAAAGAATGCATTGTCACTCATCGTTATATCTGATATCACTAGTTGTATAAATTTAAATGTGCTTTCAATATCAAATCTAACGCAACGCAACCATGTAATATTAGTCATCACGTGAATTAGCCAAAGTGACTCTCATAAATAAATTCTAAAACTAAGCGTTTTGGCAAAGGATACAAGTTTATTCTTTAAATAACTTGACTTTGCTAAATTGGTTAGGTTGCAATTGCTAATGGAATACTAGGCAAAAAACTAGCGCATTAGCATTCTAGAAATCATATAGCCAACATTACTTAGTGGAATAAAGCTTGGTTATTGCTTCTGAAGGTTGCAATTGTTGTTTCCTTAGGTTGAGTTGTTAGAAAGTATGGAAAGCTAAGAGTGGCTCTATCCTCCAACCTCCACAGTGGGCTTTCAAAAACTCCTTTATTTAATTTAGACTCCATTGTTTTAGGGACAATCTCCGCTTTTTTCTTCTCAGAATTTGACATGTTTTGGAGGTTGCTTCCTGCAAATGGCTTTTCTGTTATCTGTCACACTGTTTTCAATTGCACTAGAAGGTCGTAACTTTGGTTGGTTGGAGGGTCTCCATCTCCAAGTTCATCATTCATTTTCCTAACCCCATCACTAAACCACCTTTCTTAAGTACTAATCATGCTTTGAGCAGCTGTAAGACGACCAAGTCAGCATCATTAAGCTCCTTACTGGTTACATTTAGAAAATAAGATGGAAGCTTTCAAGAGCATATGCTTGTTTTGGAGAATCTATGTCCTAGTTTTTAGCTTCACGTGTTTGAAAATTAGCTGTACACTCCACTGACTTTGAGAATATGTAGTTGGGTTCACATTAAGTAACCAAACCCATTACTAATAACAACTTtggttaattttgttttggttatgTTTAGTGCTATTAGGGTTCATAAAAAAACGTGACAGTGTTTTATTGATATAAATTTGAGCTCATTGTAgaccttatttatttttaacgaaTATAGTGTGGATTTAGTGGAATGTTGGGTGGTCAAAAAgcaatacttaaaaaaaatgagtgtagtggagatgagaatgctttaTTGAATGTGTAGGTACACtataaatgatatgattaagaacaaggacatctgaggtaaagtaggagtgacTGCAATTGAAGATAACATGGGAGAATATCAATTAAGATGATGTGGACACATGAACCGAAAACTTATAGATGCTCCCGTTAGAAGATACAACTATGAAGTAGGGACTCAAGGCAAAAGTGGTAGAGGGAGAACTAGGAAGACTTgaaaaaaactttatgaaaaaaatatggagtacttggatctaaagGAGGACTTAGCGCAAAATCGAGCACATTAACGGTCTAAGATTTATACAGCCGATGGGACTTACTTCTTAGTGCAGCTTATCAATTGCAAGCATCTAATTGCAATTAAATCTGTATTTTTATTCACAGATATGATTTATTATGCAAGTCAATTGTTAAAATTGCCATTCCTGATTCTCCAGTCTATACATATCTCGTAGAGTTGACATTGAACTGGATAAGGATGAAGATAATCTGGAACCCTAAAAAGGTATATTTTCCAagtatttattaaaataaaagaatattgaATAAAAAAGGCAACCCCAAAGCCAATAAGGCTCTCCACTTTGCGAGGGCCGGGAGAGGAACATCTATTATACGCAACCTTACTTTTGCTTGAAATGTACAAATTGAAGAACTGGATTTTGAATTATAGCAGAAATCAATTTGGAGATTAGGCCCTCATTGTGTGCTCGTTTGATTCAAATAACGAATTAGATTGGTCACCAATAGTCTTTACATGAACACAATCCACCCTTGAAGTGATGAAACCGAACACGATCCCTAACAATTATTTCCCGATCGAAAGCTTGcgaaacaaactttgtaaacgAATGACAATCCCTACAGACTCTCAGGTTCTTTACTATTCGTAAGGGCGTTCCTTCTGGAGTTCTTGCTAGGCCAAAAGCAATTGCCAGCTTCTCGCTGTGACATGAACCGGAAGTTCCCAAACAATCTGTGTCTGTGGAAGTAAGTTCAGACACTGTCATGAGGGAATCCTCCTGCACGTAACCATGCAGAGCAGCTCGATGAACTATTTTCCTCAATTTTTGGTAAATTTCATTAGCATCTGGATGTGACTTGTCGTCCACGACAAATTTGTGAACCTGATCACCAATTTCAATCCAGCTCCAACCAGGAGTGGTCTTTACTCCCTCAGTTTTGATCAATTTTCTCATCTTTACAACACCATCTGCATTTTTCTCTGTAGAATAAATCGAAGCAAGAAGCACATAGTCCCCTGCATTAGCTGACCCTAGCTGGATTAGATTCCTCATGGCAATTTCTCCTATTTCTACATTTTTATGAATCTTGCAAGAGCCAAGCAGAGTCCGCCAAAGGACTGGATCCTCCTGGGCACGCGAAGTCCCAATAACTTGAAGCGCCTTTTCGAGCATCCCAGCTCTGCCAAACAGATCCACCAGGCACCCGTAATGCTTAATTCCGGGCTTGACACTGAACTTGGAGCTCATCACATTGAAGTACTCGACACCCTTGTCAACCAAACCTTGGTGACTGCATCCACATAACAAACCAAGAAATGTGATGGAGTTTGGCTGGACTCCTTCGACCAACATCCGCCCGAAAAATGAGATTGCTTCTTCTCCATGACCATGTACTCCATACCCAACAATCATGGAGTTCCAAGTAAAAACATCTTTCTTTCTCATTCTCTCAAAGACGCAAAGAGCACTATCCAAGTTACCACATTTAGCATACATATCAATAAGCGCATTCCCAACataaacattccccacaagccCCTTTTCACTAGCAATTCTATGCATCTGAACTCCGGTATTCAATGCGCCCAAGTGAGCACAAGACGAAAGCAACCCAACAATCGTAAACCCATCAAGACCCACATTCTCATTTCTCATAAGATTATACGTCTTCAACGCCATATGGTGAAGACCCTTCTGAGAGTAACACGAAATCATAGAATTCCAGGACACATCCTTGCAATAGGGATAGGATGGCTTTGGTTTTTGAAGTTTGGCACATTTGACTTAATTTTGGGTTTGGGTGGAAGTGTGTAAAGTTTTAGTAGAGGCACATACGATCTTTTATACAAGCGATAATGGGACGGAAGAATTGAATAAAGTATTtgtgtcgtacccagtgcacaatgCTCCCATTTTACgcaaggtctgggagaggtgaatgtcggttatccttacccccatttatggagaggctgctcccaatgaATAAAGTATTTGTGTGACGTGAAAAAATCAGTTTGAACATGTAAAGTCTTATGTACTTGGAGTCAAAAAAGTCATGAATCAGACAGTTACCATTCAGGTATGAGACAACTAGTTTTACCATTTTAGGGTAAGACCTACTTATTTTAAAACATGTTGTGCCTTGCATTCCCATCCATGGTTAGTAAACATCATCTAAATGTTATTGTCTACTTTGATGGCTTTACAGATCCGGTAAGCCATTACCGGATCGGGAACGAGCAGCAACCACGGCAGGAGACGTTCTGATGAACCGGGACTTCAACATTTCACTGGTTGGACAATTCTGGTTACAAGAATATTGCATGAAAGGAGACTTACACACCAGGTTTGATCTCCTTAATCTCCAATTAAGGTGGCGTTAAAACACTGCATAATCTCTTCAAAATTTTACATCAAACATCCTCCGAAAACAACCCAAGTCTTGCAATCCTAACATAAGAAAATGAAAGTGCGTCAGTCCGTAGTGAGTTTGCTTTACCCAACTCCATCTCGCTTGAAGTTACAACgcaaattcaactattttttctttctaccgcCACCAGCCTTTGCCTTTTTGTTCGCAGTTTCTTTAGCCGTGCTTTGTGGTGTTTCCTGCAACAAGGATAAACAAACATcagaaaaacaaaactaaaagagGATAGAAAGTCCTATTAAAAAGACCaaaaaaggcaatgcaagatGAGAGTGCAGGAATAAACAAGCGATTTTGCTATAAATTAGAGACAAGGGGCCTTCACACGCACATATTTATGCTAATTACTACAGCTTGAGCTCAAGAAACTAGAACTGTAAGACCCCGGTTACAAGCTTTTTCATAAAGTTCTGCATTCTAGCTGTGGCAAAACGGGATAGCAACAATTCATTTTTCCTATGATACTGATGATATAAATTAAATGAGATTGGATTAAGCACAGATTGTCTGTGAAGCTTCACCAAGGTTTTCAGCTTCATGTGCCAAAACAGACGCCTTTGGCTAATGGCATCAAGTGCTTGGAGCCCAAATGAAGAATTGGCAGACTTATGCTGCCAATGACAGTGGGCCTCGATGGATTACAATCTTGTAGAAAGAACATCTTATGCCTGGTTGCTGGTTTGGGACATTTAAGCACACATTTGCTTCCCTGTCATTCAATGTAGCAAGAAATAATGATAACCTGTTCCgccatttttgttcttttcatgAGTTAGGGAGGAAAAGGCAATCTGACAGAGACAGatatcaaaatcgaagagaggggaACCTGTAATGTTTCAGCACACATAGCTTGCAGCCTTACAAATTTCCAATTAAGATTCAATAAGATGTGCAAAGGAATCAATATCTTGGTGTGTAAAGCAACGCATTTAATTCATTTCATCAGTTCTGTTCAGGTAATATCATGAGAGACCACAAGCGAGTTCACAGTAATGATACGTAAGACCAACAAAGAACTCTTAAGCCTCAAATGAAACATAAATAAATGCCCAATGAAGATAGATGATACAACCAACTAATGCATAAGAGTGTTGTCTGCCTctagcaaggttctaaaagacgctacgCGCTAGTCGGGTGGCAGGCTagagcctagcgcctaggcggctaggcaggGTCTAGGCAGGTGCCTAAGcagactaggcggatttaagtaaatttattatatttcgtataaataagtgtctgcttagacttaaaatatatataatttcatcataaactacaaaatgaaatgacatatatattatgatgtattggaacataatg encodes:
- the LOC103427662 gene encoding rhicadhesin receptor-like → MAAVFALFLVAFATVFGSSAADPDMLQDICVADLTAAVKVNGFVCKNAANATAEDFFFTGLAKPGLTNNTFGSLVTLANVEKIPGLNTLGVSLARIDYAPGGINPPHTHPRATEIVYVLEGALDVGFITTANKLISKTIKQGEVFVFPKGLVHFQNNNGKSPASVIAAFNSQLQGTQNIALTLFAATPEVPDNVLTKTFKLGTKEVNKIKSKLAPKA
- the LOC103408598 gene encoding pentatricopeptide repeat-containing protein At3g56550-like; protein product: MISCYSQKGLHHMALKTYNLMRNENVGLDGFTIVGLLSSCAHLGALNTGVQMHRIASEKGLVGNVYVGNALIDMYAKCGNLDSALCVFERMRKKDVFTWNSMIVGYGVHGHGEEAISFFGRMLVEGVQPNSITFLGLLCGCSHQGLVDKGVEYFNVMSSKFSVKPGIKHYGCLVDLFGRAGMLEKALQVIGTSRAQEDPVLWRTLLGSCKIHKNVEIGEIAMRNLIQLGSANAGDYVLLASIYSTEKNADGVVKMRKLIKTEGVKTTPGWSWIEIGDQVHKFVVDDKSHPDANEIYQKLRKIVHRAALHGYVQEDSLMTVSELTSTDTDCLGTSGSCHSEKLAIAFGLARTPEGTPLRIVKNLRVCRDCHSFTKFVSQAFDREIIVRDRVRFHHFKGGLCSCKDYW